A genomic window from Parvularcula sp. LCG005 includes:
- a CDS encoding YbjN domain-containing protein encodes MKFLSSLAAAAAVVLSGAALGGAMAQPVSRPTEMLPSVSFTHIEPVLREAGFQTLIQEANGQKVMYVQANNRRLQLFQRACSSETQCAGLWMFAFMTSSASLDQINQFNMGSKPARATLINGKVALDRYLIADYGTARGSFVINAAVFVSMIDQWFEFEKQTGAVAVSFEPLFGETPSAAGMDHETYDVFKTLSENSGLTNSNNSIGLPGSIN; translated from the coding sequence ATGAAATTCTTGTCGAGTCTTGCCGCAGCAGCCGCAGTCGTTCTCTCAGGGGCCGCCCTCGGGGGCGCCATGGCCCAGCCGGTTTCCCGGCCAACAGAGATGCTGCCGAGCGTGTCATTCACTCACATCGAACCGGTCCTGCGCGAGGCGGGCTTCCAGACACTGATCCAGGAAGCGAATGGACAGAAGGTGATGTATGTACAGGCGAACAACCGTCGCCTGCAGCTGTTCCAGCGGGCCTGCAGCTCTGAAACGCAGTGCGCCGGCCTGTGGATGTTCGCGTTCATGACGAGCAGTGCGTCGTTGGATCAGATCAACCAGTTCAACATGGGCTCCAAGCCAGCCCGCGCCACGCTTATCAACGGCAAGGTAGCCCTCGACCGCTATCTGATTGCTGATTACGGCACAGCTCGCGGCTCGTTCGTGATTAACGCCGCTGTGTTCGTGAGCATGATCGATCAGTGGTTCGAGTTCGAAAAACAGACAGGCGCCGTGGCCGTCAGCTTTGAACCCCTGTTCGGCGAGACACCCAGTGCGGCCGGCATGGACCACGAAACGTACGACGTGTTCAAGACGCTGTCAGAAAACTCGGGCCTGACCAATTCCAACAACAGCATTGGCCTGCCTGGTTCGATCAACTGA
- a CDS encoding UDP-N-acetylmuramate--L-alanine ligase, translated as MMKNAHLIGLCGAGMSAVARLLQETGYIVTGSDEGFYPPVSDYLTRIGLGCMIGHRASNIPPDPDLIVIGKHAKLVPESNEEVAAALDQYADNVHSFPQVLAQLTADRERMVVAGSYGKSTLTSLITWCLVSTGKAPGWFIGAIPKGLSHSSAMGGAGPFIFEGDEYPSANWDDRPKFVHYDPATVLLTSATHDHVNIYPTLQSYHAPFHALMTGLSERQGHLIACTDEQYSSNFFYAFPGRKTSYGLEPGADYGAQMIELGDPIAGTPTRFTLTVDRTPYPGFETSQMGRHAVQNICGAAAYLVGEGHLTIDEFQAAVAAFAGLERRLDRKAPGSALPVYEGFGSSYEKARAAIDAMRAHFPQRRLIVMFEPHTFTWRNRNALSQYDSAFAGTDTVWMFAPPDHGQGTHDQVSGEEIVERARQTHRDVRIFTKDDVSQVLDDASPSNDVLLILSSGSFGGSLARFLAAVVDRHPATS; from the coding sequence ATGATGAAAAATGCGCATCTGATTGGCCTTTGTGGTGCTGGCATGTCTGCCGTCGCCCGCCTGCTTCAGGAAACCGGATATATCGTGACGGGGTCGGATGAAGGGTTTTATCCGCCGGTCAGCGACTACCTCACCCGCATCGGTCTTGGCTGCATGATCGGCCACCGCGCCAGCAACATTCCGCCCGACCCGGACCTGATCGTGATCGGCAAGCACGCCAAGCTCGTGCCCGAAAGCAATGAAGAAGTCGCGGCCGCACTGGACCAGTACGCGGACAACGTTCACTCCTTCCCTCAGGTGCTGGCCCAGTTGACCGCCGATCGCGAACGGATGGTGGTCGCAGGATCCTACGGCAAGTCGACGTTGACCTCTCTGATTACCTGGTGCCTCGTTTCCACTGGCAAGGCGCCGGGCTGGTTTATCGGGGCCATCCCAAAAGGCCTGTCCCATTCGTCAGCCATGGGAGGTGCGGGGCCGTTTATCTTTGAAGGCGATGAGTATCCCAGTGCCAATTGGGACGACCGGCCCAAATTCGTCCATTATGATCCGGCGACGGTTCTGTTGACGTCTGCCACCCATGACCACGTCAATATCTATCCCACGTTGCAGAGCTATCATGCGCCATTTCATGCGCTCATGACCGGGCTGTCCGAACGCCAGGGCCACCTGATCGCGTGCACGGACGAGCAATATTCGTCGAACTTCTTCTACGCATTCCCCGGCCGCAAGACGTCCTACGGGCTTGAGCCCGGCGCAGATTACGGGGCGCAGATGATCGAACTGGGAGATCCCATCGCTGGCACGCCGACCCGCTTTACCCTGACCGTGGACCGAACCCCTTATCCCGGCTTCGAGACCAGCCAGATGGGTCGACATGCGGTCCAGAACATTTGCGGCGCCGCCGCCTATCTTGTGGGCGAAGGCCATCTGACCATTGATGAGTTCCAGGCCGCGGTCGCAGCCTTTGCAGGGCTTGAGCGACGGCTCGACCGCAAGGCACCGGGCAGCGCTCTGCCCGTCTATGAAGGGTTTGGCTCGTCCTACGAGAAAGCCCGCGCGGCGATTGATGCCATGCGGGCGCATTTTCCCCAGCGTCGCCTGATCGTGATGTTCGAACCGCACACTTTCACCTGGCGCAATCGCAATGCCCTGTCGCAATATGACAGCGCCTTTGCCGGTACCGACACCGTCTGGATGTTTGCACCGCCCGACCACGGTCAGGGCACGCATGATCAGGTATCCGGCGAAGAGATCGTCGAGCGCGCACGGCAAACCCATCGGGACGTGCGGATTTTCACCAAGGACGATGTGAGCCAGGTGCTGGACGATGCCTCTCCTTCAAACGACGTGTTGCTGATCCTGTCGTCGGGCAGCTTTGGCGGCAGCCTCGCGAGATTTCTCGCAGCGGTGGTCGACCGCCATCCGGCGACAAGCTGA
- a CDS encoding branched-chain amino acid transaminase, whose protein sequence is MPIKESKYIWRSGEMVPWAEATTHVMTHALLYGTCAFEGSRAYKTPTGTYIFRNDAHIDRLFYSARIYGIGIHFTADELMEATRRTVRENGLESAYIRTNAYLGYGEMSPSATGAPNELDIIAFEFGRYLGADAVEKGIDVGVSSWRRAAPGTQPAGVKMAGNYLSSRLITMEAKKQGLAEGIGLTHDGTVSEGGGENIFMVKDGRVVTPPLANSLLGGITRNSVITILKDKGVELVEQSMSRESMYGADELFFTGTAAEVTPIRSVDGLIVGKEGDNPITKMVQDTFFGLFDGTTEDRWGWLDKV, encoded by the coding sequence ATGCCCATCAAAGAATCCAAATACATCTGGAGAAGCGGTGAGATGGTACCGTGGGCAGAGGCGACGACCCACGTCATGACGCATGCGCTGCTTTATGGCACCTGCGCCTTCGAAGGCAGCCGGGCGTACAAGACGCCAACCGGCACCTACATCTTCCGCAACGATGCCCATATCGACCGCCTGTTCTACTCGGCGCGGATTTACGGCATCGGCATCCACTTCACCGCGGACGAGCTGATGGAAGCGACGCGCCGCACCGTTCGGGAGAATGGTCTGGAGTCGGCCTATATCCGTACCAACGCCTATCTCGGCTATGGTGAGATGTCGCCATCCGCCACCGGCGCGCCGAACGAACTCGACATCATCGCGTTCGAATTTGGCCGCTATCTTGGCGCTGATGCCGTGGAGAAGGGGATCGATGTGGGCGTGTCGAGCTGGCGTCGCGCCGCACCGGGCACGCAGCCTGCGGGCGTGAAGATGGCTGGCAACTACCTGTCGTCCCGCCTGATCACCATGGAAGCCAAGAAGCAGGGCCTCGCCGAAGGTATTGGCCTGACCCATGACGGCACCGTGTCTGAAGGCGGCGGCGAGAATATCTTCATGGTCAAAGATGGCCGCGTTGTGACGCCGCCACTGGCCAATTCGCTGCTTGGCGGCATCACCCGCAACTCCGTCATCACCATCCTGAAGGACAAGGGCGTGGAGCTGGTCGAGCAGTCGATGTCACGGGAATCCATGTACGGCGCTGACGAGCTGTTCTTCACAGGGACAGCTGCTGAGGTCACGCCGATCCGCTCCGTGGACGGACTTATCGTTGGCAAGGAAGGCGATAACCCGATCACCAAGATGGTGCAGGATACGTTCTTTGGTCTGTTCGATGGCACGACCGAGGACCGCTGGGGCTGGCTCGACAAGGTCTGA
- the mazG gene encoding nucleoside triphosphate pyrophosphohydrolase — MAFSPPEDRRSLSALTQIMANLRAPNGGCPWDLEQDHRSIARYTIEEAYEVVDAIEQGDDQDLRDELGDLLLQVIFHSQMASERGAFTLSDVIESIVDKMVRRHPHVFADADHRNADEQTAAWEDIKAAERAGKDKLQGALADIPVGMPALTRAEKLGKRAARMGFDWPDVSGVTDKIREELAETEEAIRTGDESKVVDELGDLLFSVANLTRYLGVDGETALRGTNAKFMRRFAAIEDGVARSGRRFEDHTLAELESYWDAAKRAE, encoded by the coding sequence ATGGCCTTTTCGCCCCCCGAAGATAGACGTTCCCTCTCTGCACTCACCCAGATCATGGCCAATCTTCGCGCGCCCAATGGCGGCTGCCCATGGGACCTCGAGCAGGACCACCGGTCCATTGCGCGCTACACGATCGAAGAAGCCTATGAAGTCGTCGATGCGATCGAACAGGGCGACGATCAGGATCTGCGCGACGAGCTTGGTGATCTGCTGCTGCAGGTGATCTTCCACTCCCAGATGGCCAGCGAGCGCGGCGCGTTCACTCTGTCGGACGTCATAGAGTCCATCGTCGACAAGATGGTCCGGCGTCACCCCCATGTCTTTGCCGATGCGGACCACCGCAATGCAGACGAACAGACCGCCGCATGGGAAGACATCAAGGCCGCAGAGCGCGCCGGCAAAGACAAGCTGCAGGGCGCCCTCGCCGATATTCCTGTCGGCATGCCCGCCCTGACGCGAGCGGAAAAGCTGGGCAAGCGCGCCGCTCGGATGGGCTTTGACTGGCCTGACGTTTCTGGGGTCACCGACAAGATCCGCGAGGAACTGGCCGAGACCGAAGAGGCGATCAGAACCGGAGACGAGAGCAAGGTCGTCGATGAGCTGGGCGACCTTCTGTTCAGCGTCGCCAACCTCACCCGCTATCTCGGCGTAGATGGTGAAACCGCTCTGCGCGGCACCAACGCCAAGTTCATGCGGCGCTTCGCAGCCATTGAAGACGGCGTCGCTCGCAGCGGCCGACGGTTTGAGGATCACACCCTCGCTGAGCTTGAATCCTATTGGGATGCGGCGAAGCGGGCTGAATAA